AGAAAGTATTTAAGTCCTCTTAGTCTTGGAAAAATTGAGAAAAAGTTGGATTCTAAAGACTTCGTTCGTATACATAAAAGTTTTATAGTCAATGTTAACAAAATAGAAAAATTGGAAAAGGATAAAAATAAATACCAGATTTTGATGAAAACTGGTTATTACCTTCCAGTAAGCAGGGTTAAGACCAATATTATTTTAAACATGTTCGGGCTAAAATGATTTATGCCTAAGAGTCTGTGACCAAACCGTAGCCAGGGGACAAATTTTCATAATTTTTTCAATCCAGATTCTTTCATGCTGGTGCAAATGTCTGGACCCAACTATAGCTTGCTTGCGGGCAGAGCATAATGGGATATTTTGGGTAAACAAATAGTCTTTTAATTATACCTACGTTTTGCGATTTTCACCCGATGGGTGAGATTGCCACGGACAGCTTCGCTGCCCTCGCAATGACGAACTCGCTCCTGTCATTGCGAGGAGCGAGCGTGAGCGAGGCGACGAAGCAATCTCAAAGTTTGAACTGCAAAAAAAATCGTCCAATTTAAACTATAGATAGTTATTATGGCAAATAGTCCCGGATATTTAGCTTTGGCACGCGAGGCTCTGCTTCTCCGCAAGTTTCGTCAAGATGGTTTACCAACCCTAAAATTCAGCCCTTAACCCCCAAATTTCATTCACTGCAATCGTGCCTAATGCATGATTGTAAACCACCTAAACAGTCCTTTTGTATTCTTTAAGCCTTTAAAATGCTGGTGGATGCATCCGATGACTGCACTTTGGTTGAGTAGTGAGTAGTTAGTAGGTGTGCGGTTGACTAGGCAAAGGTGGCAATTTTTTTATTGCTTTGAAGACACGATTTTTTTATGTGAGTTGAAAAGGTGATACTTTTTTTATTTTTTTGTTTTGAGCTCGTTTTGTAAAATTTTTTCCAGAAGGCCCGGTTTCATCTTGTCCGCAAATATTTCCTTTTGTCACTCTATAGTTCTTTTCATCCTTTTCATCTATTTACCCCCTTCATGTAAGAACCTGATTTATGTATTAAAATCAAAAAAAAAGAAGGAGGTCAGGTTATGGAAAAAAAGGGGATGTATGCCGAAAGGAGTTATGATCCGGCCGCACAGGAAATGTTGAAGTTGGCAGAAGAGAAAGGTTACGAAACGGTTTGGGAAAGACTAAAAGCGCAGTCCCCTCACTGTAAGTTCGGGGTAAGTGGGGTGTGTTGTAAAAATTGTGTCATGGGGCCTTGCCGGATTACACCGAAGAGTCCTGAGGGCGTTTGCGGGGCAACAGCGGATATCATCGTGGCCAGAAATTTGGTCAGGGCTATTGCCGCAGGCTCTGCTGCTCATTCCGATCATGGTCGGCCTTTAGCCGGTACCCTTAAAGAAGTGGCTGAGGGTAAAAACAAAGATTATCAAATTAAGGATGTGAATAAGCTAAGGAACATTGCAAGTAAGCTAGGTCTTGATACTGGTGCAGATGTTGAAGCTTTGGCCAAGGCGGTAGCTGAAGTAGCGATGAGGGATTATGGTAAGCAAGATGAAGACCCACTACAATTTCTTCTATCTTATGCCCCTAAGAAGAGGCTCGATCGTTGGCAAAATTTAGAGAAGTTTTTGTCTGAAAACACAGGCAAGAAAATGGGAGTATTGCCACGCAGTATTGACAGAGAAGTCGTAGATATCATGCATAGAACAACTATGGGTGTAGATAATGATACGGTATCCCTTTTGATTCAAGGTGTGCGTGCCGCTTTAGCTGACGGTTGGGGTGGTTCTCTTATTGGGACCGAAATTCAGGATGTCCTTTTTGGTACACCCACAGTAAAGAAAATTATGGCTAATTTGGGTGTAATAGATCCGGATTATGTCAATGTTATTGCCCATGGACATGAGCCTATTTTATCCGAGAAAATAGTAGAAGTAGCGCAATCAGAAGAGATGCAGAAGTTGGCTCAAAAATATGGGGCTAAAGGTGTGAACGTTGTAGGTATGTGTTGTACCGGGAACGAACTATTAATGCGTCAGGGTATACCTGCTGCTGGGAATACTTTACATCAAGAACTAGCTGTAATGACTGGAGCAGTGGAAGCTGTGGTTGTCGATGTACAATGTATTTTCCCTGCCCTGGGACGTTTAGTTGAGTGTTTTCATACAAAATTTATTTCAACAAGTGAGCAGGCTAAGTTTCCAGGTTCTCTACATATTCAATTTGAGGAAGACAAGGCCACAGAAGTGGCGAAAGAAATTGTTAAAACAGCCATAGAGGCTTTTCCTAAGCGTGATAAAGACAGAGTATCAATACCTGCATATAAAACTGAAGCAGTTGTTGGATTCACCACTGAAAATATAATCAGTGCTTTAGGTGGTAGTCCTAAACCCCTGGTTGATGCAATAGTCAGCGGCAAAATTAAAGGTGTAGTTGGTATTGTTGGGTGCAATAATCCAAAAATAAAACAAGATTACAATCATATAACTATTGCTAAGGAGTTAGTTAAAAAAGATATTCTGGTCATTGGCACTGGCTGTTGGGCTATTGCTTGTGCCAAGGGGGGGCTGATGCGTTTGGAAGCGCAGGAGCTGGCAGGTGAAGGTTTAAAAGAAGTCTGCAAAGCACTTAATATACCCCCTGTTTTGCACATGGGTTCCTGTGTTGATTGTTCACGTATGCTGTCTTTGGCTGGTGGGCTTGCTGATTATTTAGAAGTTGATATTTCTGATTTACCTTTAGTTGGGTCAGCCCCTGAATGGATGGCAGAGAAAGCAGTTTCAATAGGAACATATTTCGTTGCTTCTGGAATTCCAGTGCATCTTTGGCCCATGCCGCCAATTACAGGAAGTGAGACTGTGGTGAAAATTTTAACAGAAGATATAAAAGATCTTCTTGGTGGTTATTTCTTTGTCGAGGAGGATCCAGTGAAGGCAGCTGAGAGAATGGAAGAGATTATTATGGATAAAAGGAAGGCATTGAATATTTAATTTTGATTATCCTGATGCGTCTACAAAAAATAATTTTTTGTAGACGCATCCTAAATTTTATCTTATGGGGTAGGTAAGGTGAGTAAAAAGTTTAAGGATGAGATTAAATCTTTGAGGAAAGAGAAAGGCACTTCTGGTTTTAAAGTAATTGTTACCGGAAAGGGCGGAGCAGGAAAAACAACCACAACCGCCTTACTTTCTCAGGCTTTTATTAATCGAGGGTATAAAGTACTTGCAGTAGATGAAGATCCCCAGATGAACTTGCCTTTTGCCTTAGGCTATCCGCCAAACCAAGTTAAGGAATTGGTACCACTAAGTCAAAATGCAGATTATATAGAAGAAAAGACAGGAGCCAGGCCAGGTGAAAGTTGGGGTGGATTTTTAAGATTAAACCCTCCGGTAGAAGATGTCGTGGATAGGTTTGGTGTCTCCCTTAATAGTAACTTGAGTTGTCTAGTCATGGGGACAATAAGAAAACCCGCCACAGGCTGTTTATGTCCGGAAAATGCATTGTTGGATGCTGTGGTCAAGCATGTATCTCTTAGACGAGATGAGTTGATCCTTATGGATACCCAGGCAGGTGTTGAGCATTTTGGGCGTGCATTGGCCGAGGGATTTTCACAATGTTTAGTAGTTACTGATGCGACATTTAACTCTATGTCAGTGGCCATCCATGCATCAGACCTAGCCAGAGACATTGGCATTAAGCATATTCACCTTGTGCTCAACCGAATCGATGGGGAAAAGACAAAACAACGAGCGCTGGATTTACTAGCGCACTTTGGAAAAAAAGAAACCGATTTTAGCTCAGTAGTTATTTTACCTAGAGAAGAGCAAATTTTGGATTTTGAACCTGCTGTTATAAACCTCTACTCTTCTTGCCCAGAATCTCCTTTTGTCCGGGCTATTGAAGAAATGGCTGAAAGTCTGGAAAAGTACGAAAGGTAGAAATTTTCCCTTTAAAATCAATAGGAAATATTATAGGGCTACCAGCCTTTGTCTCGTTTTGTACTATTTAAAAATAATTCTAAAATTTTAAAAGCAAGAGGTCTATTTATGACGCATGAATGGGATTGGGAACCAGGGGAAAAAATTGTCGCTGACCTTGGGCAATGGTCAGCGCAATTTGAGTGGACAGAGGAACCGCAGGTTAGTCCTGATGGCGAAAAGATAGCTGCAGTTGTAAATACTGGAAGCTACGAGTTCGATGTATGCATAAATAATGATCTCTGGGGTACTACTTATGAAAGGATATGGTACCTCCGCTATGCTCCTGACGGAAGGCTAACTGCGCTGATTTCAGACATGGGAGAATATACTATTTGTGTGGATGGAACGCCATGGGAGGAGCGATTTTCCTTTATATGGGACACAAAGTTTAGCGAGGAGAGTGGGAGCATAGCCGCAGCAGTGCAAAATGATATGCGATATGGTGTGGTCTTAAATGGGAGACCATGGGAACAGATGTTTGATAATGCCAACCAGTTTATTCTGAGCGCTGATGGACAAAAGACTGCTGCCGTGGTCCAGACCATCTCTCTGGGACAGGCAGAGATTTTTAAATTTCAGGAAGGATGCTTTACTGTGGCTGTTGATGGTAAACCGTGGGAACGAAATTTTGTCAATGCTTGGACCCCTACTTTTGATGCCAAGGGAAAGCATGTTGCAGCCCAGGTGAGAACAACACTTTATGACTATACAATAGCAGTGGACGGACAACCCTGGTCCAAGACTTTTTCCTGCGTGTGGGAACCAAGGTTTAATCCTGTAAACAGGTCAGTCGTTGCTCCTGTTAGAATTGACGGTAAATGGGGGCTGGCTCTGGATGAACAAATTTTATGGCAGGCAAAGTTTGTTCAACTCTGGCATCAGCAATTCAGCCCTGACGGGGAACAAATTGCCGCTATAGTAGCTCCTAAATTTGGACAATGGACAGTGGCCCTGGATGGAATTCCCTGGAAGAGCCGATTTAATGACCTTGTTACGGATATGGTTTACAGTCCGAACGGCAAGAGAATAGCTGCTTTGGGCAAAAATGGTCAAAAATGGTTTGTTGTTGTAGATGATCACGTCTGGAATAAGGCCTATGATATGGTTTGGAAGCCAGTGTTTAGTCCTGATAGTGAGCATGTGGCAGTTAAGGTTGAACTTGGTAAGCGTTATACCATTGCTATTGATGGGATCGAGTACAATGAGGATTTTGATGCTGTATGGGAACCTGTTTTCAGCCCGGACAGCAAGAAGCTAATGATCAGAGCCGTTAAGGGTGAGAAATATTACCGTATTATTGTTCCGGTAGAAGACATCAAAAAATAAGGGGAAGATATGCACGGAATTTATAATTTTATTACCGGACCTTTGGCCTGGGTTTCTTGGTCAATATTTATTTTAGGTATTTTATACCGGTTGGCAAATATAACGCTCTCTGCAAAAAAAAGAGATGGTGTAGTATTAAATTATTTTAATTTAAAATACGCTTTACGGTCAATACTGCATTGGATGATTCCTTTTGGTTCAGTAAATATGCGCAAGCATCCAATTATGACTATTGTATCCTTCTCTTTTCACATAAGCTTACTTGTTGCTCCGATTTTTCTACTTGCTCACGTAATACTGTGGGAAGAATTTTTTGGGATTAGTTTTTGGACTATTCCAGATAAAGTCGCAGACATAATGACTGTAGTGGTTATTGCTGGTTGTCTATTTTTTGCTGTACGCAGAATAATTATAAAGGAAGTAAAATTTGTTACTTCACCTTCAGATTATCTTTTACTGGTTTTAGTTGCGTCTCCATTTGTATTTGGCTTTTTGGCTTATCATCAATGGTTTGATTATCAATTGATGCTTATTTTGCATATTCTTTCGGGAGAAATACTTTTGGCTCTCATTCCTTTTACTCGTCTTGTACACATGGTTTTTGCTCCTTTAGTCAGGGCATATACCGGATCTGAATTTGGGGGAGTGAGACATGCCCGGGATTGGTAGTAACTGATGCCAAGCTATCCCGCTGTAAAAATGTACAACATACACAAACAATAGGAGACGAATACGCTATGAATAAGGAAACAAGCAACAAAAGCCGGGAAATTGTGGATGAAGGATTGATTGCCGGTGTTCGAAAACTTACTCCTGCGCGAATTGAGAAGGTTATAAACCAGGTTTTAAAGAAGGAAACAGGAGCAAGGCTTGAGGCATATATCAATACTTGCGTACATTGTGGCCTTTGCTCAGAAGCCTGTCATTATTTTCTTTCTCATGACAGAGACCCTGTATATTCTCCTGTGGGAAAAGTTAAGCAGACCATCTGGGAGATTTTAAAGCATAAAGGAAAAGTAAGTACAGGTACTATATTAAAGGCAGCCAGGATTGCCTACACCGAGTGCAATCTCTGTAAACGCTGCTCTATGTATTGTCCATTCGGCATTGATATAGCTTACATGATAAGCATTATGAGACGTATTTGTCATCGCCTGGGAGTAACACCTCAATATATTCAGGATACAGCGCACAGTCACTCGGCAACCATGAATCAAATGTGGGTCAAAGATGACGAATGGATAGATAGCCTCCAATGGCAAGAGGATGAAGCCAGGGACGAGATTCCCAATTTGCGTATCCCTTTAGAAAAGGAAGGAGCGGATGTTTTATACTCGGTCATTGGACCAGAGCCCAAGTTTCGTACCCAGCTTATTTATCAGGCGGCAGTAATCATGAACGAGGCTGGTGTGGATTGGACAATGCCTGCCACACCTGGCTGGGACAACAGCGATATGGCCATGTTTACGGGGGATTACGAACTCATGGGAAGGCTAAAACGTTTGCATTTTGAAACTGCAATGCGCTTGAAGGTAAAACGGATAGTCATGGGTGAGTGTGGTCATGCTTACAGGTCTGTATATGATACTGGAAATCGCTGGCTTGGTTGGAAAGATATGCCTATACCTATTATTCATGCTGTTCAATTTTACTGGGAACTACTTAATGAAGGGAAACTAAAGGTGGCCAAAAAATTTGAGGAACCCGTAACCTTTCATGACCCCTGTAATATTGTCCGGGGAATGGGTTTGCATGAAAAAGCCAGAGAAGTAGTCAAGGCTTTCTGTAAAGATTTTGTAGAGATGTACCCGAACAGGGAGCATAATTATTGCTGTTGTGCAGGGGGAGGGGTGATCAATTGCGGCCCTCCATTTAAAATGACCAGAATTACAGGAAATAGGATCAAGGCTGAGCAACTCAAGGCAACCGGAGTAAAGGTAGTTATTGCACCTTGCCATAATTGTCATGGTGGGCTTGATGATATCATCCATCATTATGGTCTTGGTATGGAACTTAAGTTTCTGGGGGATATAATCTACGAATGTATGGAAAAACCGAACGCTGTCTAATTATGAGGTTAATGATGACAAAAAAGAGTTTTTTTTATGCGATTATCTTGCTGGGCATTGTATTTTCTGTAGGACCTGTCTTTTCACAGGTTGAAGAACCTCTTTTGCTGGGACAGGACTTTCAGCCAAGACAAAGACCTGGAGTTATTTTTGATCATGATGCCCACAATGAAAAGGCCGGAATCGAGGACTGTAATGTATGTCATCACGTATATAGAGATGGCAAACTTGTCCCGGATGAATCATCAGAGGATCAAAAGTGCTCGGATTGTCATAAACAAAAGAGCAGTGATGGCGGCACACCACTTATGAAGGCCTACCATGAGCGATGTAAAGGTTGTCATGTAAAAGAGAAAAAAGGCCCTATTACCTGTGGAGAATGTCACAAGAGAGTTAAAAAATAAGGAAGTTAAAGTTTAATTTTCAAATATAATTATATTACGATTTTTACAAATTTCGGTATGCATTTATTGAAGTGTAAAGAACCTGCAAAAAGTCGAAGTATGTAATTTTCTCTCAAGCGGGAAAATAAATTAAAACTTAAATCTTAAATCGCCCTGCAATTCCGCCTCTGGCGGAATTGCAGGGCGATCGTTTTTGAGGTGTGTTATTTATGATCAAGAAGTCTCGTTTTATTATTAGAGCGATATTTTTTGCAATTATGTTTGTTGCTATTATAAAGTATATTTATTTTGTTAATACCGGTCATGGACGATCTGATATAATTGAGATTCTTTGTCCAATTGGTGGATTTTACAGCTTAGTAATGTGGTTTAAAACAGGGTTTGTAGATCATATTCATCCTGCAGGTATGATATTTATTTTAGCTGGTATTATTACTACTCTTTTTTGTATGAAGGGATTTTGTGGGTGGATATGCCCTGTAGGCACATTTTTAGATAGTTTAACATTTATTCGAGAAAAAATCGTGGGCCAAAATGTACCTGACATAAACATGCCACCCAAGTTGAAATTTATACTTGAAAATTTTCTTTACTTAATCAAATTTGGCACTACAGTAGCTTTAGTTTATTTTATTGTCCGCCTGCCAGGCCAGATAATGCCTATGATATATCAAAGTACTGTTCTTCCTGAAGATGTGAGCTTGTATAAATTTTGGATTGATGCTTTTGATGGAAAGCACAACATAACTTTAGGAGTGATTGTAGGAATATTAGTTTTCTCATATTTTATTCCACGATTTTGGTGTAGATATCTTTGTCCTTTGGGTGCTTTTTATGGAATATTTAATATTTTTTCCTTTTTGAGACTAAAAAAGGAAGATAGTTGCACGAACTGTAAATTATGTAATAAAGAATGCCCGATGGGCTTGTCTCCTTATACTAGTAAACTGCTTAACAATACAAGATGTATAGCTTGTCTAAATGCAATGGAAAAATGTCCTAATCACAGTCTGTCTCTTTCATTTCTTGGTATTTATAAAATTAAGCCAATTATTTATCCTTTGATTTTGGTTTTGTTATATTTAGGAATTATTGGATTTGCAGTACAAAAGGATATGTGGACGTCTAAATTAAGCCCACGGATGTATGCAAAAATTTTTATGCAGCATGGTATTATGAAGCCCTGGATGGTAGAGTTGTTGAGGAAGGATACAAAGGGCGACTCTCATCGCTAATTAATTTTTTTCTGTTGGACTACAGATGAACACCTTCAAGTTTCTTTGTTTGTGCTTGCAATTTTTTCGCTTAGGCCACCAACATTGGCGTCAGGAAAAGATAATCTTTCACGTTATAGCTTTTTTGACCATTGCAGTTGATAGTGATATTTTGGGAGTCGACAATTTTGGTTGAGCACGGTATGATTTTCTTCCAACACGTGAAAAACATATCGGCTTCAAGCCTTAGGACTGGGTCGTGCCTGGGCGAAAATACTATAAACCAAGAAATTTTCAGATAAGAAAAGAGCTTATTGTCAAGAGGCTCAGATTTACATATTAAAGAGACTTTCTTTTATAAAAAAGGCAAAATTTATTTTTTAGGATTAAAGTGAGGTCAGTGGCGGGATTTAGTCCTGCTACCCTGGCGTAATTTT
This genomic stretch from Desulfovulcanus ferrireducens harbors:
- the tmcD gene encoding electron transfer complex subunit TmcD → MTHEWDWEPGEKIVADLGQWSAQFEWTEEPQVSPDGEKIAAVVNTGSYEFDVCINNDLWGTTYERIWYLRYAPDGRLTALISDMGEYTICVDGTPWEERFSFIWDTKFSEESGSIAAAVQNDMRYGVVLNGRPWEQMFDNANQFILSADGQKTAAVVQTISLGQAEIFKFQEGCFTVAVDGKPWERNFVNAWTPTFDAKGKHVAAQVRTTLYDYTIAVDGQPWSKTFSCVWEPRFNPVNRSVVAPVRIDGKWGLALDEQILWQAKFVQLWHQQFSPDGEQIAAIVAPKFGQWTVALDGIPWKSRFNDLVTDMVYSPNGKRIAALGKNGQKWFVVVDDHVWNKAYDMVWKPVFSPDSEHVAVKVELGKRYTIAIDGIEYNEDFDAVWEPVFSPDSKKLMIRAVKGEKYYRIIVPVEDIKK
- a CDS encoding 4Fe-4S binding protein, with translation MIKKSRFIIRAIFFAIMFVAIIKYIYFVNTGHGRSDIIEILCPIGGFYSLVMWFKTGFVDHIHPAGMIFILAGIITTLFCMKGFCGWICPVGTFLDSLTFIREKIVGQNVPDINMPPKLKFILENFLYLIKFGTTVALVYFIVRLPGQIMPMIYQSTVLPEDVSLYKFWIDAFDGKHNITLGVIVGILVFSYFIPRFWCRYLCPLGAFYGIFNIFSFLRLKKEDSCTNCKLCNKECPMGLSPYTSKLLNNTRCIACLNAMEKCPNHSLSLSFLGIYKIKPIIYPLILVLLYLGIIGFAVQKDMWTSKLSPRMYAKIFMQHGIMKPWMVELLRKDTKGDSHR
- the tmcC gene encoding TmcC family electron transfer complex membrane anchor subunit; its protein translation is MHGIYNFITGPLAWVSWSIFILGILYRLANITLSAKKRDGVVLNYFNLKYALRSILHWMIPFGSVNMRKHPIMTIVSFSFHISLLVAPIFLLAHVILWEEFFGISFWTIPDKVADIMTVVVIAGCLFFAVRRIIIKEVKFVTSPSDYLLLVLVASPFVFGFLAYHQWFDYQLMLILHILSGEILLALIPFTRLVHMVFAPLVRAYTGSEFGGVRHARDW
- the cooS gene encoding anaerobic carbon-monoxide dehydrogenase catalytic subunit, giving the protein MEKKGMYAERSYDPAAQEMLKLAEEKGYETVWERLKAQSPHCKFGVSGVCCKNCVMGPCRITPKSPEGVCGATADIIVARNLVRAIAAGSAAHSDHGRPLAGTLKEVAEGKNKDYQIKDVNKLRNIASKLGLDTGADVEALAKAVAEVAMRDYGKQDEDPLQFLLSYAPKKRLDRWQNLEKFLSENTGKKMGVLPRSIDREVVDIMHRTTMGVDNDTVSLLIQGVRAALADGWGGSLIGTEIQDVLFGTPTVKKIMANLGVIDPDYVNVIAHGHEPILSEKIVEVAQSEEMQKLAQKYGAKGVNVVGMCCTGNELLMRQGIPAAGNTLHQELAVMTGAVEAVVVDVQCIFPALGRLVECFHTKFISTSEQAKFPGSLHIQFEEDKATEVAKEIVKTAIEAFPKRDKDRVSIPAYKTEAVVGFTTENIISALGGSPKPLVDAIVSGKIKGVVGIVGCNNPKIKQDYNHITIAKELVKKDILVIGTGCWAIACAKGGLMRLEAQELAGEGLKEVCKALNIPPVLHMGSCVDCSRMLSLAGGLADYLEVDISDLPLVGSAPEWMAEKAVSIGTYFVASGIPVHLWPMPPITGSETVVKILTEDIKDLLGGYFFVEEDPVKAAERMEEIIMDKRKALNI
- the tmcA gene encoding acidic tetraheme cytochrome c3 TmcA; translated protein: MMTKKSFFYAIILLGIVFSVGPVFSQVEEPLLLGQDFQPRQRPGVIFDHDAHNEKAGIEDCNVCHHVYRDGKLVPDESSEDQKCSDCHKQKSSDGGTPLMKAYHERCKGCHVKEKKGPITCGECHKRVKK
- a CDS encoding AAA family ATPase, which gives rise to MSKKFKDEIKSLRKEKGTSGFKVIVTGKGGAGKTTTTALLSQAFINRGYKVLAVDEDPQMNLPFALGYPPNQVKELVPLSQNADYIEEKTGARPGESWGGFLRLNPPVEDVVDRFGVSLNSNLSCLVMGTIRKPATGCLCPENALLDAVVKHVSLRRDELILMDTQAGVEHFGRALAEGFSQCLVVTDATFNSMSVAIHASDLARDIGIKHIHLVLNRIDGEKTKQRALDLLAHFGKKETDFSSVVILPREEQILDFEPAVINLYSSCPESPFVRAIEEMAESLEKYER
- the tmcB gene encoding electron transfer complex ferredoxin TmcB, with the translated sequence MNKETSNKSREIVDEGLIAGVRKLTPARIEKVINQVLKKETGARLEAYINTCVHCGLCSEACHYFLSHDRDPVYSPVGKVKQTIWEILKHKGKVSTGTILKAARIAYTECNLCKRCSMYCPFGIDIAYMISIMRRICHRLGVTPQYIQDTAHSHSATMNQMWVKDDEWIDSLQWQEDEARDEIPNLRIPLEKEGADVLYSVIGPEPKFRTQLIYQAAVIMNEAGVDWTMPATPGWDNSDMAMFTGDYELMGRLKRLHFETAMRLKVKRIVMGECGHAYRSVYDTGNRWLGWKDMPIPIIHAVQFYWELLNEGKLKVAKKFEEPVTFHDPCNIVRGMGLHEKAREVVKAFCKDFVEMYPNREHNYCCCAGGGVINCGPPFKMTRITGNRIKAEQLKATGVKVVIAPCHNCHGGLDDIIHHYGLGMELKFLGDIIYECMEKPNAV